The Pseudarthrobacter sulfonivorans genome includes a window with the following:
- a CDS encoding LCP family protein, translating to MSRSEPQQPATGKVMTDPVRYPTSASAPVRTKRGFALVVMTLLVPGSAQIVAGDRRLGRLALRVTLSAWALLAVTLLLLVVNRSLLINVITNQFASLVIILVLVALALGWAFLFINTLRLIRPVLLAPAARPAVGIALVLALVLSSGTLGYAAYLLNVGRNAIGSIFATGPSIDPVDGRYNFLMMGGDAGDDRTGRRPDSLSVLSVDAKSGQTAIISVPRNLQNAQFSEGSPMREIYPDGYDCGDVCLINAINTEVTNDYADLYPGVADPGAQATLEAVSGTLGITVQAYVLVDMAGFAKLIDAMGGIKIKAGGWVPMSGYFDEVTRTHGMPLGWIPAGEQTLDGEHALWYGRSREYVDDYSRIQRQQCVQQAMLKQLDPATLLSKFEDIASAGTKVVESNISSSQLGSFVDLAMKAKGLEVKRLTIGPPDFDASFSTVPDFDIIHAKVDQLLASASGPQAAAPVDSMVQASSVGGVLQASPPLRPAASLPAGWAAQQTPPPSSDFTPVTTTPDGEPITEELLNQLKREGDEEAIRQLVATNGQCAPQ from the coding sequence GCCTCAGCCCCCGTCCGGACCAAACGGGGCTTTGCCCTAGTCGTGATGACCCTTCTGGTGCCCGGCAGCGCTCAAATTGTGGCCGGCGACCGCAGGCTCGGCCGTCTTGCCCTTCGCGTCACCCTGAGCGCCTGGGCTTTGCTGGCGGTCACCCTGCTGCTGCTGGTGGTGAACCGGTCGCTCCTGATAAACGTCATCACCAATCAGTTCGCCTCGCTGGTGATCATCCTGGTTCTGGTGGCCCTGGCGCTCGGGTGGGCGTTTCTGTTCATCAACACACTCCGGCTGATCCGCCCCGTGCTGCTGGCACCGGCGGCGCGTCCCGCCGTCGGCATCGCCCTGGTCCTTGCCCTGGTCCTGAGCAGCGGCACCTTGGGGTATGCCGCCTACCTGCTGAACGTGGGACGCAACGCCATCGGCAGCATCTTCGCGACGGGACCGTCGATCGATCCTGTGGACGGCCGCTACAACTTCCTGATGATGGGCGGTGACGCCGGTGACGACCGCACTGGCCGGCGCCCGGACAGCCTCTCCGTGCTCAGCGTGGACGCCAAGAGCGGCCAGACTGCCATCATCTCCGTGCCGCGTAACCTGCAGAACGCCCAGTTCAGCGAAGGCTCGCCCATGCGCGAGATCTACCCGGACGGCTACGACTGCGGCGATGTGTGCCTGATCAACGCCATTAACACCGAAGTGACGAATGACTACGCCGACCTCTACCCGGGTGTAGCCGATCCCGGTGCGCAGGCGACTCTCGAGGCAGTCTCAGGAACGCTGGGAATTACTGTCCAGGCCTACGTCCTGGTGGATATGGCGGGCTTCGCCAAACTCATTGACGCGATGGGCGGCATCAAAATCAAGGCCGGCGGCTGGGTTCCGATGAGCGGTTACTTCGACGAGGTTACCCGCACCCATGGCATGCCCTTGGGCTGGATTCCTGCCGGTGAACAAACACTCGATGGCGAGCACGCCCTTTGGTACGGCCGGTCCCGCGAATACGTCGACGACTATTCCCGGATCCAGCGACAGCAGTGCGTCCAGCAGGCCATGCTGAAGCAGCTGGACCCGGCCACGCTACTGTCCAAATTCGAGGACATCGCCAGCGCAGGCACCAAGGTTGTGGAGTCCAATATCTCCTCGTCCCAGCTGGGCAGCTTTGTGGACCTCGCCATGAAGGCCAAGGGGTTGGAGGTCAAGCGGCTCACCATCGGCCCGCCCGACTTCGACGCGTCCTTCTCCACGGTGCCCGACTTCGACATCATCCACGCCAAGGTGGACCAGCTGCTGGCATCAGCTTCGGGCCCACAGGCTGCCGCACCCGTTGACAGCATGGTGCAGGCATCAAGCGTCGGTGGAGTCCTGCAGGCGTCCCCGCCACTGCGGCCGGCTGCCAGCCTGCCAGCCGGCTGGGCCGCGCAGCAAACCCCACCGCCGTCGTCGGACTTCACCCCGGTGACTACAACGCCCGACGGCGAACCGATCACCGAGGAGCTGCTGAATCAGCTCAAGCGCGAGGGTGACGAGGAAGCTATCCGCCAACTCGTGGCCACCAACGGACAATGTGCCCCGCAGTAG
- the manA gene encoding mannose-6-phosphate isomerase, class I, with product MYEIENVLRDYAWGSTTAIAGLLGRPESGRPEAELWIGAHPGAPSVARRVDGSVAPLDALIAEDPEHFLGSESVAEFGPRLPFLTKILAAALPLSLQVHPSIEQAKAGFARENADGIAPDAAHRNYRDDNHKPEMIFALTPFEALCGFRAPASTRKILLHLAACFDLVETGVPPLLVELLEVLENPDEGAGLRSAFERLITGGDDVSHTTAMVAAALISGAPLAPYQAELSTVISLNEKYPGDPGVLISLLLNRISLAPGEAVYLPAGNVHAYLHGLGVEVMASSDNVLRGGLTPKYIDVPELLRTIEFQPVAVPLLAPEVSGLGQELYQPPFREFQLQRIELAPGAEPVPLAQAGAVVVIVVAGSVYLDSPKGDLQLARGGSAFLPAAEAPVNVHPVAGAESPAVAFAVTTSLKA from the coding sequence GTGTACGAAATTGAGAACGTCCTCCGCGACTACGCCTGGGGATCCACCACCGCCATCGCCGGGCTGCTGGGACGCCCCGAGTCCGGCCGGCCGGAAGCCGAACTCTGGATCGGCGCCCACCCCGGCGCCCCCTCGGTGGCCCGCCGGGTGGACGGCTCCGTGGCACCCCTGGATGCCTTGATTGCCGAAGATCCGGAACATTTCCTGGGCAGCGAATCTGTGGCCGAGTTTGGCCCGCGGCTCCCGTTCCTGACCAAGATCCTTGCTGCCGCGCTGCCGTTGTCCCTCCAGGTCCATCCCAGCATCGAACAGGCCAAAGCGGGATTCGCCCGGGAGAATGCTGACGGCATTGCGCCCGATGCCGCGCACCGCAACTACCGCGATGACAACCACAAGCCCGAAATGATCTTCGCGCTGACGCCGTTCGAAGCGTTGTGCGGGTTCCGGGCGCCGGCATCAACCCGGAAGATTCTGCTCCACCTTGCCGCCTGCTTCGACCTGGTGGAAACCGGGGTCCCGCCCCTGCTCGTGGAGCTGCTTGAGGTCCTGGAGAACCCGGACGAGGGTGCCGGCCTCAGGAGCGCCTTCGAGCGCCTGATCACGGGCGGCGATGACGTCTCCCACACCACAGCCATGGTGGCCGCGGCTCTGATCTCCGGCGCTCCGCTGGCACCGTACCAAGCGGAACTGTCCACGGTCATCAGCCTCAACGAGAAGTACCCGGGTGATCCCGGCGTGCTGATTTCGCTGCTGCTGAACAGGATTTCGCTGGCCCCCGGCGAGGCCGTCTACCTCCCCGCGGGCAACGTGCACGCGTACCTGCACGGCTTGGGTGTTGAAGTCATGGCGTCCTCGGACAACGTGCTCCGCGGCGGGCTGACGCCGAAATACATCGATGTGCCGGAGCTGTTGCGGACCATCGAATTCCAGCCTGTGGCGGTGCCGCTGCTCGCGCCGGAAGTCTCCGGCCTTGGCCAGGAGCTGTACCAGCCGCCCTTCCGGGAGTTCCAGCTTCAGCGGATCGAACTGGCACCCGGCGCGGAGCCGGTGCCGCTGGCCCAGGCGGGCGCCGTCGTCGTTATTGTTGTTGCCGGATCGGTGTATCTCGATTCGCCCAAGGGCGACCTGCAGCTGGCCCGCGGGGGCAGCGCTTTCCTTCCCGCCGCGGAAGCACCGGTCAATGTCCACCCGGTGGCCGGTGCCGAGTCCCCTGCCGTTGCCTTCGCCGTGACCACATCCCTGAAGGCCTGA
- a CDS encoding lipid II:glycine glycyltransferase FemX: MEFFLQTPAWADVQSSLGRTVHQQSGPGWSFLAVEEKNPAGKVLYAPYGPVASSAEAFDAALAALVATARSCGAVFVRIEPVSAGLEMPAAAELSRRGLQPAPVNQQPELSWIVDLEDDFKDVLAAMKPVNRNLYRNIHKKGVTFRTSQEPDDIRILLDFLHMTSRRNGFKPQSDAYLTQVAASLMPAGAATLFIAELHGGPIAAALAYDSADTRTYAHAALDDTHRKLSAGIPLLVTLMADAKDRGLKYVDLWGVAPADQPGHKWAGFTAFKKSFGGHEVAYPGTWDLPVQKLRYNAYQLARKLRDRLRALRSPSARPARTDT, translated from the coding sequence GTGGAATTCTTCCTGCAGACGCCTGCCTGGGCGGATGTCCAGTCGTCGCTGGGCCGCACAGTCCATCAGCAGTCCGGCCCGGGCTGGAGCTTCCTGGCCGTCGAGGAGAAAAACCCGGCCGGAAAGGTCCTCTACGCCCCCTATGGGCCGGTGGCATCCTCCGCGGAGGCGTTCGACGCCGCCCTGGCCGCCCTGGTGGCAACGGCACGCTCGTGCGGGGCTGTGTTTGTCAGGATTGAGCCGGTGTCCGCCGGGCTGGAGATGCCGGCCGCCGCGGAGCTCAGCCGGCGCGGCCTGCAGCCGGCACCCGTGAACCAGCAGCCTGAACTCAGCTGGATCGTGGACCTCGAAGACGACTTCAAGGACGTCCTGGCCGCGATGAAGCCTGTGAACCGGAACCTCTACCGGAACATCCACAAGAAGGGCGTCACGTTCCGGACGTCACAGGAACCGGACGACATCAGGATCCTGCTGGACTTCCTGCACATGACATCCCGGCGGAACGGATTCAAGCCGCAGAGCGACGCGTACCTGACGCAGGTGGCGGCCTCCCTCATGCCGGCAGGCGCTGCGACGCTGTTCATCGCCGAATTGCACGGTGGGCCCATCGCCGCGGCCTTGGCCTACGATTCCGCGGATACCCGGACCTATGCCCACGCAGCCCTGGATGACACGCACCGTAAGCTCAGTGCGGGGATACCGCTCCTGGTGACCCTGATGGCGGATGCGAAGGACCGCGGCCTGAAATACGTGGACCTTTGGGGTGTTGCGCCGGCGGACCAGCCCGGCCACAAATGGGCCGGTTTCACCGCGTTCAAGAAGTCCTTCGGCGGCCACGAGGTAGCGTACCCCGGCACTTGGGACCTCCCCGTTCAAAAGCTCCGGTACAACGCGTACCAGCTGGCCCGCAAGCTGCGCGACAGGCTTCGCGCCCTCCGCTCCCCCTCCGCGCGCCCAGCGCGAACGGACACTTAA
- the glpX gene encoding class II fructose-bisphosphatase, protein MTQQYSTISPSLAVGVDEPDRNLALELVRVTEAAAIAGGHWVGFGDKNKADGAAVDAMRSFLHTVHFNGVVVIGEGEKDEAPMLFNGEHVGDGTGPECDVAVDPIDGTRLAALGINNALAVLAVAERGSMFDPSAVFYMEKLVTGPEAADMVDLRLPVKQNLHLIAKAKGVKVNQLNVMILDRDRHRPLVEEIREAGARTKFIMDGDVAGAIAAARSGTGVDALMGIGGTPEGIVAACAIKSLGGVIQGRLWPTSDDEKQKAIDAGHDLDRVLSTNDLVSSDNCYFAATGITDGDLLKGVRYSKDKVLTQSIVMRSKSGTIRFVDGEHQASKWEGYARKN, encoded by the coding sequence ATGACCCAGCAGTACTCCACGATCTCCCCCTCCCTGGCTGTGGGTGTCGACGAGCCGGACCGCAACCTTGCCCTTGAGCTTGTCCGCGTCACCGAAGCCGCGGCTATTGCCGGCGGCCACTGGGTTGGTTTCGGAGATAAGAACAAGGCCGACGGTGCCGCCGTTGACGCCATGCGCTCCTTCCTTCACACGGTCCACTTCAACGGCGTTGTGGTCATCGGCGAAGGCGAAAAAGACGAAGCCCCCATGCTGTTCAACGGCGAACATGTTGGCGACGGCACCGGCCCCGAGTGCGACGTTGCCGTGGACCCGATCGACGGAACCCGGCTGGCCGCCCTCGGCATCAACAACGCCCTGGCAGTCCTCGCCGTGGCTGAGCGCGGCTCCATGTTCGATCCGTCCGCGGTGTTCTACATGGAAAAGCTCGTTACGGGCCCGGAAGCCGCCGACATGGTGGACCTCCGCCTGCCGGTCAAGCAGAACCTGCACCTGATCGCCAAGGCGAAGGGCGTGAAGGTCAACCAGCTCAACGTCATGATCCTTGACCGCGACCGCCACCGCCCGCTGGTCGAAGAGATCCGCGAAGCCGGTGCGCGCACTAAGTTCATCATGGACGGCGACGTTGCCGGCGCCATTGCCGCAGCCCGCTCCGGCACCGGCGTCGACGCCCTCATGGGCATCGGCGGCACCCCGGAAGGCATCGTTGCAGCCTGCGCCATCAAGTCGCTCGGCGGCGTCATCCAGGGCCGGCTGTGGCCTACCAGCGACGACGAAAAGCAGAAGGCGATCGACGCCGGCCACGACCTGGACCGCGTGCTGTCCACCAATGACCTCGTGTCCAGCGACAACTGCTACTTCGCGGCCACCGGCATCACGGACGGCGACCTCCTCAAGGGCGTCCGCTACTCCAAGGACAAGGTCCTCACGCAGTCCATCGTGATGCGTTCCAAGTCCGGCACCATCCGCTTTGTTGACGGCGAGCACCAGGCCAGCAAGTGGGAAGGCTACGCCCGCAAGAACTAG
- a CDS encoding DUF4245 domain-containing protein produces the protein MQEKTSPGPDPSDSGAKGGSAGTADAAPVRPVIPAAAAKRANASVIGMIVALVVSIAAFLPIILMNPLPKSDGFRPNIDVGAVARNATDVAGFTPVTPDTGKSFTSNYARWESGTGSGVPTWEVGYLTPNQSFIGLVQTRQSNPTWLVQQTKSAPVTGTRAAGGQDWELRDTGKGEKSMVLNYRGTTVVLTGSAQLDEFAELATAVVQSMDANPAVTVSPSASTAP, from the coding sequence ATGCAGGAAAAAACCAGCCCCGGGCCCGACCCCTCCGACTCCGGAGCTAAAGGCGGCAGCGCCGGCACGGCCGACGCAGCCCCTGTCCGCCCAGTAATCCCGGCCGCCGCGGCGAAGCGTGCCAATGCCTCCGTGATCGGCATGATCGTTGCCCTGGTGGTCAGCATCGCCGCCTTCCTGCCCATCATCCTGATGAACCCCCTCCCCAAGAGCGACGGATTCCGCCCGAACATCGACGTCGGCGCAGTGGCCAGGAATGCCACGGATGTGGCGGGCTTCACACCCGTAACACCGGACACCGGCAAGTCGTTCACGTCCAACTACGCCCGATGGGAGTCGGGCACCGGCAGCGGCGTTCCCACGTGGGAAGTTGGCTACCTGACACCGAACCAGTCCTTCATCGGCCTGGTCCAGACCCGCCAGTCCAACCCCACCTGGCTCGTCCAGCAGACCAAGAGCGCTCCCGTGACGGGAACGCGTGCGGCGGGCGGACAGGACTGGGAGCTGCGTGACACCGGCAAAGGCGAGAAGAGCATGGTGCTGAATTACCGCGGAACCACCGTTGTCCTGACGGGAAGCGCTCAGCTGGACGAGTTCGCCGAACTCGCCACCGCCGTCGTGCAGTCCATGGACGCCAACCCGGCCGTCACAGTTTCACCGTCAGCCAGCACCGCCCCGTAA
- a CDS encoding carbonic anhydrase produces the protein MATYLTPALAWRRMREGNERFVAGESSHPNQDASRRSSLVENQHPFAVIFGCSDSRLAAEIIFDLGLGDAFVVRTAGQVIDDAVLGSLEYSISVLGVPLIVVLGHDSCGAVSATKSAVDTGNMPVGFMRDLVERITPSVLTSMRNGEHEINDMVVEHVKQTSKRLVDSSRVISAAIEDGRAAVIGLSYSLAEGRANVVSGIGEV, from the coding sequence GTGGCTACCTACCTGACCCCCGCCCTTGCCTGGCGCCGCATGCGCGAAGGCAACGAACGCTTTGTTGCCGGCGAATCGTCCCACCCGAACCAGGACGCGTCCCGCCGGTCGTCGCTGGTGGAAAACCAACACCCGTTTGCCGTGATCTTCGGCTGCTCGGACTCCCGGCTCGCCGCAGAGATTATCTTCGACCTCGGCCTGGGGGACGCCTTCGTGGTGCGCACCGCCGGCCAGGTGATTGACGACGCCGTCCTGGGCTCCCTCGAATACAGCATCAGTGTGCTGGGGGTGCCGCTGATCGTGGTGCTGGGGCATGACAGCTGCGGCGCCGTCAGTGCCACCAAGTCCGCAGTGGACACCGGCAACATGCCGGTGGGCTTTATGCGGGACCTGGTGGAGCGCATCACGCCTTCTGTCTTGACGTCCATGCGGAACGGCGAGCACGAGATCAACGACATGGTGGTGGAGCACGTCAAGCAGACGTCCAAGCGCCTGGTGGACAGCTCCCGTGTGATTTCGGCCGCAATCGAGGACGGCCGCGCCGCGGTGATCGGCCTCTCCTACAGCCTCGCCGAGGGCCGCGCCAACGTGGTTTCCGGGATTGGCGAGGTCTAG